The following are encoded in a window of Vibrio sp. SCSIO 43136 genomic DNA:
- a CDS encoding ACP phosphodiesterase codes for MNFLAHLHIAEHSNSSLLGNLLGDFVKGDPDKQYPATISQGIRLHRFVDSYTDTHPIVKQAKLCFPSELRRFAPIALDMFWDHCLASDWQRYHQGTLSDFCDYAYEQTRTELTLPARYTQVSDAMWQGRWLESYAHFDNMSYALSRMAMRSPRMGALANTSHYLHSHYHHLTELFTALYPEILAAAKAQNERLK; via the coding sequence ATGAATTTTTTAGCCCACTTACATATCGCCGAGCATAGTAATAGCAGCTTGCTAGGAAACTTGCTCGGTGATTTTGTTAAGGGGGACCCTGACAAACAGTACCCAGCAACAATCTCCCAAGGCATTCGATTGCATCGTTTTGTGGATAGCTACACCGATACTCACCCCATCGTCAAACAAGCCAAGCTTTGCTTTCCATCAGAATTGAGACGTTTTGCTCCGATAGCGTTAGATATGTTCTGGGACCATTGCCTTGCATCGGATTGGCAGCGATACCATCAAGGTACACTATCAGATTTTTGCGACTACGCTTACGAGCAGACTCGAACCGAACTGACACTTCCAGCGCGCTATACCCAAGTGTCCGACGCCATGTGGCAAGGCCGTTGGTTAGAGTCTTATGCGCACTTTGATAATATGAGTTATGCCTTATCTCGTATGGCAATGCGTTCGCCAAGAATGGGCGCTTTAGCAAATACTAGCCATTATCTTCATAGTCACTATCACCATCTTACTGAGCTCTTTACTGCTTTATATCCTGAGATTCTAGCCGCGGCTAAAGCACAAAATGAGCGTTTGAAATAA